GAAACAAATGCCATGCTAGGAGTCTGTAGTAGTCTACAAACACATAACAACATGTGATATTTTTCTATATTGTATCCAAGATTCAAATTAGTAAAACGACCAAAAAACAAGTGTTATGTGAATGAGAATCTCAAAAACACTTTCATATGAGATGGATGTGTAATCTTTGTAATACACATTTGGGCCGAGCTCATATACACCAGGTCGCAAACCAGGAGTCtggttatatatatttcttaccTACATGCTTTATTATCATGTATAGTTtgatctttttacctttttagcAAAAGGGAAAacaatagaaaaaaagaaagagtcaAATAAAAAACCCACAGAAAATGCCCCCAGATACGTTACTCTATAATCACTCTCCTTTCTTcaatttaacaaacaaaaagaaacaaaacttttaAGAACAATCTAGCCACAAGCTATCCTTACCTTACTAAGTAAGCCAAAACACACGAACAAGAAAAacataacaataataaataaaaatataagtaacaTGATTTTCGATCATCAACTTCTCCACCATGACAAACATTGGAGTCCTATCTCAGCTCCTTTTAACAGCCGTGATTTCTCCGGTTCTAGCAGTTTCCAGTTTATCAAACGGTGGAGATCATGAGAGGTTTAAGAGACGTGATCCTCTTAACAGCTTTACGTATTACAACGGAAGTTTCGACGTTAGAGACAAACATTACTGGGCAGTGAGTCTCTcttcccatttttttttttgaacttaaaatCCTTCCCATTTTGTGACTAACATTTAGGTCGACATGAGAATTAACATGTTAATCCTTTTTTTTGTCGGCTGTATAATTATAAAGCAGCATGAATTTATGTTATGTTAACGtataaatgtttattatagtttgtaatatcataattaactaatattaattaacaaaacgttaatataatttatatcagGCTACGGCATTTACAGGAATACACGGTTACGCCGTCGCCGGAGTGTTGCTTATTGCCGGCGTATGTTTTGGACTTTACCTAGCTTTCTCCGACAAAAGAAGACGCGTTTCTTCCACGCGATGCCCATATCTGGACCGTTACTATCTTCCTCTCTTCTTACTTCTCCTCCTCTTCATGTTTCTCTCCATGTAAGCTTTTGCACATGCATGCATGTTTAATTTACTTACGTTGGATCAGCTAATTTAGTTTAATTAcaatatcaataataaataaataaataaatgtaaatagGGCAGCGTCAGGGATAGTTATAGCAGCGAACCAGAGCTCGAAGAACAGAACAGAGGAGATGAAAGAGACAATAGACAAAGCAGGAGAGGATGTTGATAGAAACATACGTACAGTGATAACATCGCTAACGAGAATACAGTACTTGTTGCGTCCGTACGATCAGAAAACGACTCAGCTTCTTAATGTCACTAGCCATCGACTTAGAAAAGGATCTCTGCTTATTCAAAGCTTTGTTCACACTAACAGTCCCACCATTGATCTCGCCATCAACATCTCGTAACATTATAGCTTCTTCTCGTGTTTGTTTTTGATCTTCTCCGTTTCAAAGTCCAACATTGTTCTGCTCTTTTGTTTCTCAGGTATGTAACTCATCTTATGATTGCATCAACTAGCTTGTTTGTTCTGCTTCTGGCCTTTGGTAAGATCATTTAAGATTCACTAAAAGTTATGACAATAGGGGtttaatggatttttttttttgtctatctCAGCTCCTATCTTGCTTCATTGGCATCCTGGATTCATTATGTAAGCAATCAAGATCGATTCAACAATTTTCTTGTTTaagtttgtaagaaaaaaatatcattcatGTTTTTCTATGTTGTTTTAATTTGTTCCTGAAAAGGGTGATATTCTTGTGTTGGATCTTAACCACTCTTTGTTGGGTTCTAACTGGCTTTGATTTCTTCCTTCACACGTAAGTTTaatcaaaccctaaaagaagCATTCCAAGTTTGCTCCTAATTAACCCTTACTCCTCAATTCACACTCAATGCAGATTCGTAGAAGACGTTTGTTCAGCTTTCAGTGGTTTTGTACAAAACCCACAGAACAATACATTGTCAAGTCTTTCCCCTTGCATGGATCCTCTTCACGCTGATAAAACCCTAATAGAAGTCAGCTCAATGATCCGTAATTTCATCACCGAGGTAAAAAATCATCGATCAAAATATTGTAAGATATTAATCCTCTATTTCTtgattttgtatttgtttttttctttcagttaAACTTAAAAGTAGCAGATTCAATGCGGTCTTATTCATTGACTGGTCGGAGTAATACTGCATCGCTGATACCAAAATCTGGACTGGTATGTGATCCGTTTGCTGGACAACAGATTAACAGCTATACACCACAACGCTGCTCCAATGGAGCCATTCCAATAGGCGAGTTCCCAAAGGTAAAGCCCTTTAAATCCATTTATTTAGAAATATCTGATAATGGATCAGGTTTTGGGTAAATTGATCGGACTCTAATACCATATCTAGTTAGATATAGGATTACAACATAACACCAAACCAATTGACGATAAATTGATTGA
The nucleotide sequence above comes from Brassica napus cultivar Da-Ae chromosome A9, Da-Ae, whole genome shotgun sequence. Encoded proteins:
- the LOC111208890 gene encoding uncharacterized protein LOC111208890, producing the protein MTNIGVLSQLLLTAVISPVLAVSSLSNGGDHERFKRRDPLNSFTYYNGSFDVRDKHYWAATAFTGIHGYAVAGVLLIAGVCFGLYLAFSDKRRRVSSTRCPYLDRYYLPLFLLLLLFMFLSMAASGIVIAANQSSKNRTEEMKETIDKAGEDVDRNIRTVITSLTRIQYLLRPYDQKTTQLLNVTSHRLRKGSLLIQSFVHTNSPTIDLAINISYVTHLMIASTSLFVLLLAFAPILLHWHPGFIMVIFLCWILTTLCWVLTGFDFFLHTFVEDVCSAFSGFVQNPQNNTLSSLSPCMDPLHADKTLIEVSSMIRNFITELNLKVADSMRSYSLTGRSNTASLIPKSGLVCDPFAGQQINSYTPQRCSNGAIPIGEFPKVLSRFTCHDKVPPETCRITGKFIPEAAYLRVYAYSNSAQGMLDILPSLQNLTQCLYMKDTLSSIVSNQCKPFRASMYRLWASMLALSLVMKVMVLLFLAKAFQEKGKSFAWFSIYPTSSGETRQVNI